The following proteins are co-located in the Candidatus Competibacteraceae bacterium genome:
- the tldD gene encoding metalloprotease TldD: protein MTDTLALARQQLLAPAGLGEDALHQTLSCLLGHAIDGGDLYFQQRRAESWGLEDGQVKNASHAIQQGVGVRAVSGEKTGFAYSDEIVLPALLEAATAARAIVRHGGDARLPVWHSTQRPALYEPLDPLETLSADAKVHLLEAVDAEARRQDPRVTQVMVSLAAVRDTILIAGSDGTLAGDLRPLVRLNVSVIVEHHGRREQGGSGGGGRVGYGWFLDEDRALGHAREAVRQALLNLDAVPAPAGTLTVVLGPGWPGILLHEAIGHGLEGDFNRKGTSAFSGRIGERVATPLCTVVDDGTLASRRGSLNIDDEGTPTQCTTLIERGVLKGYLQDKLNARLMKTAPTGNGRRESYAHLPLPRMTNTYMLPGEHDPAEIIASVERGLYAVNFGGGQVDITSGKFVFSASEAYLIENGRITRPVKGATLIGNGPDVLTKVSMVGNDLKLDAGVGTCGKGGQSVPVGVGQPTLKIEALTVGGTQA, encoded by the coding sequence ATGACCGATACGCTTGCCCTCGCCCGCCAACAATTGCTCGCGCCCGCCGGTCTCGGCGAGGACGCCTTGCATCAAACCTTGTCCTGTCTGTTGGGTCACGCCATCGACGGCGGCGATCTGTATTTTCAGCAGCGCCGCGCCGAATCCTGGGGACTGGAGGACGGGCAGGTCAAGAACGCCAGCCACGCCATCCAGCAGGGCGTTGGCGTCCGGGCGGTAAGTGGCGAGAAAACCGGCTTCGCCTATTCCGACGAGATCGTGCTGCCGGCGCTGCTGGAAGCGGCCACCGCCGCCCGTGCCATCGTCCGCCACGGCGGCGACGCCCGGCTGCCGGTTTGGCATTCCACTCAACGGCCGGCGCTGTACGAACCGCTCGATCCGCTGGAAACACTGTCGGCCGACGCCAAGGTCCACTTGCTGGAGGCGGTGGACGCCGAGGCGCGGCGCCAGGACCCGCGCGTGACCCAGGTCATGGTCAGCCTGGCCGCCGTGCGGGATACGATCCTGATCGCCGGCAGCGACGGCACGCTGGCCGGCGACCTGCGGCCGTTGGTGCGATTGAATGTGAGCGTGATCGTCGAGCACCACGGCCGCCGCGAGCAGGGCGGTTCCGGCGGTGGCGGCCGGGTCGGCTACGGCTGGTTCCTCGATGAGGATCGCGCGCTGGGCCATGCGCGGGAAGCGGTGCGGCAGGCGCTGCTCAACCTGGACGCCGTTCCCGCGCCGGCCGGAACCCTGACCGTGGTGCTGGGGCCGGGCTGGCCGGGCATTCTGCTGCACGAGGCCATCGGCCACGGGCTGGAGGGCGATTTCAACCGCAAGGGCACGTCGGCCTTCAGCGGACGGATCGGCGAGCGGGTCGCCACCCCACTGTGCACGGTGGTGGACGATGGCACCCTGGCCAGCCGGCGCGGTTCGCTGAACATCGACGACGAAGGGACTCCGACCCAGTGCACCACGCTGATCGAACGCGGAGTGCTCAAGGGCTATTTGCAGGATAAGCTCAACGCCCGGCTGATGAAGACCGCGCCGACCGGCAACGGCCGCCGCGAATCCTACGCCCACCTGCCGCTGCCGCGCATGACCAATACCTACATGCTGCCCGGCGAGCACGACCCGGCGGAGATCATCGCCTCGGTGGAGCGGGGGCTGTACGCCGTCAACTTCGGCGGCGGCCAGGTGGACATCACCTCCGGCAAGTTCGTGTTCTCGGCCAGCGAGGCCTATCTGATCGAAAACGGCCGCATCACCCGGCCGGTCAAGGGCGCCACCCTGATCGGCAACGGCCCGGACGTGCTGACCAAGGTCTCGATGGTCGGCAATGATCTGAAGCTCGATGCCGGCGTCGGCACCTGCGGCAAGGGCGGGCAGAGCGTGCCGGTGGGGGTCGGTCAGCCGACCCTGAAAATCGAAGCGCTGACCGTGGGCGGCACGCAAGCCTGA
- the pmbA gene encoding metalloprotease PmbA, translated as MSEAIARTTAPLPTREQLETLVADILAEARVQGATATEAAVSFASALTVTVRLGEVETLEHHRQRGLAVTVYFGQSRGSASTADWRPEAIRDTVHSACAIARHTAADPYAGLADPERLAREIPDLDLYHPWSLAAEEAIELARECEAAALALDPRIRNSEGGSVATQAGLLMYGNSRGFCGGYPTTRHSLSCSVIAQDAEGMQRNHWHTVARDRTELETPVAVGQKAGRRALRRLGSRRLGTRQVPVLFAPELARGLIGHFVAAIRGGALYRKSSFLLDRLGTPVFPDFVTLCERPHLPKALGSAPFDSEGVATTDRDLVAGGVLQGYVLDSYSARRLGMQTTGNAGGTHNLIVEPGPLGHEELLRQLDTGLWVTELLGHGVNLVTGDYSRGASGFWVEKGRIQYPVHEITIAGNLDDMFRGVAAVGGDVDARGGIRCGSLLLERMTVAGE; from the coding sequence ATGTCCGAAGCCATCGCTCGCACCACCGCGCCGCTGCCGACGCGCGAACAGCTGGAAACCCTGGTCGCCGACATCCTGGCCGAAGCGCGGGTCCAGGGCGCCACCGCCACCGAAGCGGCGGTCAGCTTCGCCAGCGCTCTGACCGTCACCGTCCGGCTGGGCGAGGTCGAAACCCTGGAACACCACCGCCAGCGTGGTCTGGCGGTCACGGTCTACTTTGGCCAGAGTCGCGGCTCGGCCAGTACCGCCGACTGGCGGCCGGAGGCGATTCGCGACACCGTGCACAGCGCCTGCGCCATTGCCCGCCATACCGCCGCCGATCCGTATGCCGGGCTGGCCGATCCCGAACGGCTGGCGCGGGAGATCCCCGATCTCGACCTGTACCATCCCTGGTCGCTGGCCGCCGAGGAAGCCATCGAACTGGCCCGCGAATGCGAGGCGGCGGCGCTGGCGCTGGACCCGCGTATCCGCAACTCCGAAGGCGGCAGCGTCGCCACGCAAGCCGGACTGCTCATGTATGGTAACTCACGGGGGTTTTGCGGCGGCTATCCGACCACCCGTCATTCGCTGAGCTGTTCGGTGATCGCTCAGGACGCGGAAGGGATGCAGCGCAATCACTGGCATACCGTGGCGCGCGACCGCACCGAGCTGGAGACGCCGGTCGCGGTTGGACAAAAGGCCGGTCGGCGGGCATTGCGCCGGTTGGGCAGCCGCCGACTGGGAACCCGGCAGGTCCCGGTTTTATTCGCGCCGGAACTGGCGCGCGGCTTGATCGGCCATTTCGTCGCCGCTATTCGGGGTGGGGCGCTGTACCGCAAATCCTCGTTTCTGCTGGATCGACTCGGCACACCTGTTTTTCCGGATTTTGTGACCCTTTGCGAACGGCCGCATTTGCCCAAGGCGTTGGGGAGCGCGCCGTTCGACAGCGAAGGCGTGGCCACCACCGACCGGGATCTGGTCGCTGGCGGGGTGTTACAGGGTTACGTGCTGGACAGCTACTCGGCTCGGCGCTTGGGGATGCAAACCACCGGCAACGCCGGCGGCACTCATAATCTGATTGTTGAGCCCGGCCCGCTGGGTCACGAGGAGTTGTTGCGGCAACTGGATACCGGCCTGTGGGTGACCGAGTTGCTCGGCCATGGGGTGAATCTGGTGACCGGCGATTACTCGCGCGGGGCGTCCGGGTTTTGGGTGGAGAAGGGCCGGATTCAGTATCCGGTCCACGAAATCACCATCGCCGGTAATCTTGATGACATGTTCCGGGGCGTGGCGGCGGTCGGCGGCGATGTGGATGCGCGCGGCGGCATCCGCTGCGGTTCGCTGCTGCTGGAACGGATGACGGTGGCGGGGGAATAG
- a CDS encoding sulfurtransferase TusA family protein, protein MTPIDAELDTSGLSCPLPILKAKKALAGLRGGQVLRVTATDPESVRDFETFSRQMGHVLLEAREDAGRFHFLMRKRED, encoded by the coding sequence ATGACCCCGATCGATGCCGAACTCGACACGTCCGGACTGAGCTGCCCGCTGCCGATTCTCAAAGCCAAAAAGGCGCTGGCCGGCCTGCGCGGCGGCCAAGTGTTGCGAGTGACCGCCACCGATCCGGAATCGGTCCGGGATTTCGAGACCTTCAGCCGGCAGATGGGCCACGTCCTGCTGGAGGCCCGCGAAGACGCCGGGCGGTTCCATTTTCTGATGCGCAAGCGGGAGGACTGA
- a CDS encoding diguanylate cyclase: MLLAGSVYLALWMATFAAASMLDFFGSDVASPCFPPAGLRFFLLLAFGWAGVLLEWLALVVHDMLPWLSDAGGGPFRFWDLQRMFSLFACAAVILPLRRWVPEIRNFAMPGHFALFFSAALLVSALGALGAAPASLDQVPVAFLSRLIGEFIAIITLVPLLLVWVLPGLDQYLRQGHWRERRAGHVESARSYSACLIDSLLLGAALLGAALLGWVGMSWGFDLEQYFPFAPLFLLLPLAGVALRGGLRGAVLGTAVLEGGLVLWVALRGDLNGVLEYQMSMIAVALTGLLLGGAMEARNQALGRLRGYNDTLQRELVTTEQHLQVLLRAAPVGILEFDANERCCYISAIGCNLCGCTLEQALGRNVLEFVHPNDRDYFGFVWQINRHSEETQWLEFRLNGTDLWCAAHWVNRRGADRSLEGAILVLANATERREKDERLWLLAHCDTLTGLPNRALYWDRLEQELLRAKRMVRSVAVLWVDLDGFKAVNDRLGHAAGDALLQAVGQRLDQRLRDSDTVARVGGDEFALILSDIADPAAATSVAAKLVASLVEPFDLPQGLARISASIGMACYPQHATEAETLVQYADMAMYAAKRAGKNQVCVWPVETMPEPEVVAADRSEALHSPPAVAWGKQDAGEKVLFEPPLGGALREDG, translated from the coding sequence ATGTTGCTTGCTGGCAGCGTCTACCTTGCTTTGTGGATGGCCACTTTTGCCGCTGCCTCCATGCTTGATTTCTTCGGGTCCGATGTGGCCAGTCCGTGCTTTCCCCCGGCCGGGTTGCGTTTCTTTCTGTTGCTGGCGTTTGGCTGGGCCGGCGTGCTGTTGGAATGGCTTGCTCTCGTGGTACATGACATGTTGCCGTGGTTGTCGGATGCGGGTGGTGGGCCATTCCGGTTCTGGGATTTGCAACGGATGTTTTCGCTTTTCGCCTGTGCCGCCGTCATTCTGCCACTGCGGCGCTGGGTTCCCGAGATCCGCAATTTCGCCATGCCTGGCCATTTTGCCCTGTTTTTTTCCGCCGCCCTGCTCGTCAGTGCGTTGGGAGCCCTTGGCGCTGCCCCGGCTTCGCTCGACCAGGTCCCGGTCGCCTTTTTGTCCAGGCTGATCGGCGAGTTCATCGCGATCATTACTCTTGTGCCGCTGTTGCTGGTGTGGGTGTTGCCTGGGCTCGATCAGTATCTGCGCCAAGGCCACTGGCGCGAGCGCCGCGCTGGTCATGTTGAATCGGCGCGGTCGTATTCCGCATGTCTGATCGATAGCCTGCTGTTGGGTGCCGCGCTGTTGGGTGCCGCGCTGCTGGGATGGGTGGGGATGTCATGGGGTTTCGATCTGGAGCAGTATTTCCCGTTCGCCCCGTTGTTTCTGCTGTTGCCGCTCGCTGGCGTGGCGCTGCGTGGTGGTCTGCGCGGCGCGGTGTTGGGGACGGCGGTGCTGGAAGGCGGACTGGTGCTGTGGGTCGCGCTGCGCGGCGACCTCAACGGGGTACTGGAATACCAGATGAGCATGATCGCCGTCGCCCTGACCGGTCTGCTGCTGGGCGGGGCCATGGAAGCCCGCAACCAGGCACTCGGACGCTTGCGCGGCTACAACGACACGTTACAACGCGAGCTGGTGACCACGGAGCAACACCTGCAAGTGCTGCTGAGAGCGGCGCCGGTCGGAATTCTGGAATTCGACGCCAACGAGCGCTGTTGCTACATCAGTGCCATCGGTTGCAACCTGTGCGGTTGTACGCTGGAGCAAGCCCTGGGGCGGAATGTGCTGGAGTTCGTGCATCCCAACGACCGCGACTACTTTGGGTTTGTCTGGCAGATCAACCGCCATAGCGAGGAAACGCAATGGCTGGAATTCCGTCTCAACGGCACCGATCTGTGGTGCGCGGCCCACTGGGTCAATCGTCGTGGCGCCGATCGATCGCTGGAGGGCGCGATTTTGGTATTGGCCAACGCCACCGAGCGTCGGGAAAAGGACGAGCGGTTGTGGTTGCTGGCGCATTGCGACACGCTCACGGGTCTGCCTAACCGTGCATTGTATTGGGATCGGCTCGAACAGGAGCTGCTCCGTGCCAAGCGCATGGTTCGGAGCGTGGCCGTGTTGTGGGTCGATCTGGATGGCTTCAAGGCCGTGAACGACCGACTGGGCCATGCCGCTGGCGATGCTTTGCTGCAAGCGGTGGGGCAACGGTTGGACCAGCGCTTGCGGGACAGCGACACCGTGGCGCGGGTGGGCGGCGATGAATTTGCCCTGATCCTGTCGGATATCGCCGATCCTGCGGCGGCGACCAGCGTGGCGGCCAAACTGGTGGCCAGCTTGGTCGAGCCTTTCGATTTGCCGCAAGGCCTGGCACGGATTTCAGCCAGCATCGGCATGGCCTGCTATCCCCAGCACGCCACCGAAGCCGAAACCTTGGTCCAGTACGCCGATATGGCCATGTACGCCGCTAAACGGGCCGGTAAGAATCAGGTGTGCGTGTGGCCGGTGGAGACGATGCCTGAGCCAGAAGTCGTGGCGGCGGATCGGAGCGAAGCGCTCCATTCGCCACCGGCGGTGGCGTGGGGGAAACAGGACGCGGGAGAGAAGGTGCTGTTCGAGCCGCCGCTGGGAGGCGCGTTGCGGGAAGATGGCTGA
- a CDS encoding IS982 family transposase: MPLEDFIITVFCWVEEHLEALLGDHRLRQRGFAPKLADSEVITMEVVGEFLGLDTDVGIWKYFRRHWPSWFPRLGSRTTFAQQAANLWVVKQRLHRHLLIDLGAVTDPIHLVDGCPMPVCMLTRAPQCRCFPEAAGFGYCAAKKQYYYGLHGHLMITFDGVITAWTVTPAAGDEREALWDLTDGVHGLVIGDKGYLSACLQAELATTGIDLQTPLRANMADSRAPWIIQQLTRTRRLVETVIGQLTEQFHFEKIRARDVWHLTSRIARKILAHTLGIFMNRQIGRSDLQFESLIA, encoded by the coding sequence ATGCCGCTTGAAGACTTTATCATCACGGTGTTTTGCTGGGTAGAAGAACACCTGGAAGCCCTGCTGGGGGATCATCGCTTGCGCCAGCGTGGTTTTGCCCCGAAGTTGGCGGACAGCGAAGTGATCACCATGGAGGTGGTGGGTGAGTTTCTGGGTTTGGATACCGATGTGGGCATCTGGAAGTATTTCCGTCGTCATTGGCCGTCGTGGTTTCCAAGACTCGGATCGCGAACCACGTTTGCCCAGCAAGCGGCCAATCTCTGGGTCGTCAAACAGCGGCTGCATCGGCATCTGCTGATCGACTTGGGGGCGGTGACGGACCCTATTCACCTCGTCGATGGCTGCCCCATGCCGGTGTGTATGCTGACCCGTGCCCCGCAATGCCGATGTTTTCCCGAGGCGGCCGGCTTCGGCTATTGCGCGGCAAAAAAGCAGTATTATTATGGACTTCATGGTCACTTGATGATCACATTCGATGGCGTGATCACGGCGTGGACGGTGACCCCCGCCGCCGGTGATGAACGCGAAGCGCTTTGGGATTTGACGGACGGCGTTCACGGCTTGGTCATTGGCGACAAGGGATACCTGAGCGCCTGTCTTCAGGCGGAACTGGCAACCACGGGGATCGATTTGCAAACCCCCTTGCGGGCGAACATGGCCGATTCCCGTGCGCCTTGGATCATCCAACAACTGACGAGAACCCGCCGCCTCGTGGAAACCGTCATCGGTCAACTGACCGAGCAGTTTCATTTTGAGAAAATCCGGGCGCGGGATGTTTGGCACTTGACGAGTCGGATCGCCCGAAAAATCTTGGCGCACACCTTGGGTATTTTCATGAACCGGCAAATCGGTCGGTCAGACCTGCAGTTTGAGAGCCTGATCGCCTGA